ggcgatggcgatggcgatggcgatggcgatggcgatggcgagggcgagggcgatggcgatggcgaggGTGATGGCGAGGGCGATGGCGAGGGCGATGGCGAGGGCGATGGCGAGAGTGATTGCGATGGCGAGGGGGATGGCGAGTGTGATGGTGATAGCGATGGCGTTGGCGAGGGCGATGGCATGAGCGATGGTGACAGCGATTGCAATGGCGTAGGTGATGGTAACGGCAATAGCGATGGCGACAGTGATGGTGAGGGCGACGGTGACGACGATGGTAAGGGTGATGTAGATATTGAtgaatctttaaagaaaaataaagcttaagACCATATCATGAGACAAAATTGCCTTAATTTTACACTGTGAGAGCAAAAATGCAGGCAGAAAGCATACCATCAAAATGGCTGCTCAGAACGATGAAATCTCTCAAATGCACTCGATGTTTTGTTGGTTAAACAGAGCacttttcttgtttcctttgtaTTATTCAAGTCGTTCGCACACGTCTTCTGTGATTGATGTTCCGATAAAGTTTGGGgatttttttggaaactagACGCCAAATGAGTAGAGAATGAAATATCTTCTGAAGAGTTTTCCCTAGTAGCTGAAAGACAATATTTTAACAGCTTGTTCTGTATTCTGTTGtttgaattgtattccaccgATCAAATTCCATTATGCCTCATTAGACCTTTCTCCATCACGAGTTATTTCCTCGTAAAAAACTTGCATTTTATCACTTATTCGAACCGCATTATCCAATACCAAAAAATTCACAAGGAACTGAATGCTACTGATAGTGAATTATGTACGTAATTCTCCCGCGTTATGGCTTTTCGTGAGAATAAAAGTCGCTTTTAGCTACTTTGGGCTTAATCTCATCGCATTTTAATTCAGGtggcaaagtccagataggcatCAACGAACCAAGGAGCCGTCTTTAAAATACTTTCCTCATCTCTTATTCAATAtatcttcacttattcgagatcgcaatctatctttggttagggtctATTGGAAATACTACAGAGTTTCGTTTCGCTTTTGGTGGTAAAACGAGGATTTTTTTTGAGGTAACTAACTGTAGACGAATAATGTTGATCTTCTTGCTGTCTTAGGAACAGCAGTAAACGTTGTCTCTTTCTCGACGGTTAtttgtgtgacgagaccaaacaacaaCGATAAGCGTGGCaccgatgcattttatttttccttagaGGGTTtttagacaatagagacaatagaccacaaatAGTTtaagttcagataatttaggttttgttttctatctttttaggtgaagtaatgcgatattttcgcTACTTTAAAAGTTATGCTTTTTTCCGTTTTAAAACTGAAAGCGTTAGGAACACCaagtgtcccatctcaacccTCCTAACCAAAATAATAGTTCTTGCATGCTTCGCATGTCTATGTTTATCTTTTCGGTGAGCAGAATATCAATTAAACTCCAACTCAGTTTTgactatttttaaaacaaaagaatgtatCTACGCCCCGTGGTAACATAATTATGAGAACTGAGGCAACCCTTACTAACCTCGGTGCAGAATAGTGGTTGCTAGGTCGATCGAAGTGCTCGCAATATTCGAATTAGATGCAGGATGGTCAGTTTATTATGTTCACCGCACATTTTGCGCTGCATTGAAATTAGCCCCTACAACTTTACAGTTCAAACGATTGGATATTAAAATAGTATGCAATAAACGTAAAAGTGATTCCCCATTGCGAAGAACAAATAAGTCTGCAAGTCTtctgtatttgttttataaaacgATAATCGGCATGTATCTTAACTGACATGAGTCACTAGCACACAAAAGATATCGCACTTCACATTATCACGCGTTATCAACTAGCAAAGCAATTGGACTGATGATTCTTTGCAATTGGAATTCACTATCAGTTTCGTAACTGCTGTTACTCGTAATAGTGATAGTCACAGAACCGTCTGTAACTTTCCTCCGCTCACAATGTTAAAAGTTAGACATCTATATCGTTAAAACGTTCATTGAGAttgtttaaaacatattttcatttaagTAAAGGTAAGTGTAAACTTGATCCTGACTTTCagagtatatatatatattctgtCGTGAGTATCACAAATGTTAGGAAAGAATGTTTTTTGTTACGCCTCAGCGCCTCTAGAGCCTTTTAGTTTACTCAAAAGaacattcaagaaaaaaaagaaacaacgacAAGTTAACTCACCATTGGAAATCTCACAAATATAAGCATGCTGGTTTGTCCAAATTTCCCTATTAACACTACCAAACACGCCCCGTTCGTCATTACTGAACCGCTTGTACATGAAACCAACGTCGTGTTCACTACTTGGCTCCCCTCGTATCAATTTGGAAGCATTCAGCGGTCTCCCACTCACCCAGGTCCAATTACCGTCCTCTTTCATTAAACCAATACTCCATTTATTTTTACAGCTGGAAGTATTCCGCCTTTGAATCTCGTTATTGATGAAATTCCATTCTTCTTCGGTTTCAATGGAAACTAGGTCCCCTCCTTGACTCTGGCAGATATCTCTGTTCAGGTGCCAGTACCATCCATCCACCGAAATTATGTACcgagagtttttaaaagttatatttgggCATTCTACAACATGATAAAGATGAAGACAAAGATACTAATTATCACGATGacgataaacaaaatgataattataataatgatgataacataaTAATATTATGATCACAATCAcaataaaggagaaaaatgaaTGAGATAAAAAACGTGACTTATTCTTTCATTGATTCCTTTTTTCTAACATTATGTTTTTTTAGTGTAAATTAATACAATACATCTTTCTTCGCTCCGGCATCTGCAATCTCTGACCTGCTTTTCTGAATTGGTTAACTTCACATCAGCTAAGATTATCTATGAATTCATGTAATTTTGGTAGTTGAGTTTTTGTATAATAAATTAGTTCCTCGCTGAGCTGAGCGccgttgctgttgttgttgatgtcgTTTTAAGGCGTGGATGCGCTTTTGTCTTACGTaatctctaattgacaggtgtcagattgtcaCAGATGCttgttaaaataaaatgtttcaaaagttctatggaagccttttaaatcatcttgTTCCCTACACTAAAAATATTTCGGTCAAGCTCTCTTCAATTTGCATTACCTCAGTCTGTTTCAACTACCATTCACTCActcaaaatttgttcagttcATGGAGGATCTTGCCTTAATTATAACCCTAAATCATTAGggttgtttttaaaaacatttcgttgagtttaagagaaaaaaaaactgttattcaccagcctaggtcggtccgtattgggaaaagCTGTGCACTCTGTCCTAAGTGCCGGTTCTCAAGACCCTGGGCACGGTATTACCCAATACGGACCTCTCGGCTGTGAATAACATTTATCACTGACTCGTAAAAGAAACACACACAGACACACCCACGCacgcacacacaaaaaataaaaattcttcgATATGTTATGCTCAAAACAGCATGCATACACTCACCGACCTCAGTGAACACTTCTAATTTGTGGCACGGAAAAATTCCGTTGGCTAGATTATTTCAACCGTAGCACGCTCGACAAAAGTTGAGAAATGTACAATTTCGGTCGCTCTTTTTCTTGCTGCAGGCGATGCAAAAAAGGACAGTTCTAGAGTGATCAAATTGCTTCTTGAAACATGTGTCCCGGAAATTTTTATGGGTATTATGTTCAAACACTATTAGGCGCATGAAAGTTCATTTATCGCTTACACGTACAAGTTAGGTGAGCTGAGCATATTCtgtgaacaatatttttacttttaagaatcaagagaaattttcaCGACACAAGTGCAAGACTCTAATATTTCAGCACATAATATACTTTATGGTTGGAATGTGATCTTACCTACGGGCATCTCGCAAATGCAGGCATTTTCATCATTCCAAGAGATACCCCTAAAGAGGCTTCCATTCTCGGATATTTCCGCGCAATTGTCGTTACCCTCGGGCTCAGAATCACGCCATTTCGAAATATTCAGATTTTGTCCACTCTCCCAAGTCCAATTCCCGTCTCTCTTCCTTAAACCAATATGCCATGCACTAGTATTCCCAGTACCACGCTTTTTAATCTCATTACTGATAAACTTccattcttcttcagtttcgatGGAGACTAAGTAACCTCCCTGGTACCAGCAGACATACCAGTTGAAATTCCATCTTGCTGCACTTTTCGAAAATACGTAagaggagtttttgaaacaggttgcTTGGCACtctatgagaaaaaataaaggaatgaataaataaacgaaaaaatgtatactgatgataacaattgtgataatgataatgataatgattgagacgagaaagtatttttttgacactattaattttaataacaaacaaTGGGCATCAAAACCCTCTACATCACTGAAGCGAAAgattttaaaactggaaataAGGGAGATCAGGGTAATAGCACCGTTATTCTacgacttttttgttttgtttttcaacttaCGTTTTGAGTCACAATCCAATGTAATCCCAACAGGAAGTCTGTAAGTCTATGGCTAATTATTATGATAATcaatcagatattttttttttcatcttcagtTCATTTTAAGGTGCATAGATGTTAAAATCGGAATTACACTTCCTCACCTGTTCCTGGCAAATCCATCAACAAATGAAAGATGACTGTATAAGAGAAAACGagcaaaaaaattgatcattatctcaagaataacatttgaaacaatgaaagagTTTATTAGATCCCGAGTTAGACTATTGCTAATGGAGATTATTTGCTACATACCCTTTGGCATCTACCCATGACTTTTATTACCTTCCCTAGGGTTCAGAcggataaattttaaaaaatgcagcATCTCCACAATTTACCAACCAGCTGAACAAAACTTTTCACAtgtagaaaacatttttaaggatacggtagaccttcgCGAATGTCCTTCGAAAAACTTTTTTACACGGGCTATTCGGAGTGCAACCAAACTATATAACATTGAAAAGGTGCGCTATTCAAAAAAAAATGTCTCGTTTTAGCTCGCAACAATTCGAAACGGACGATGCTTTATTAAGCGAATTAATCAGGTATCGATTCTGACCGCTCAAATAAAAATTCTGCTCAATTTCAATGTTGAGGGGTTGGTCTCCAAAATTTAGTGAGGATTTTCCATATTCTTGGGAGTTACTAAACTATGGATCAGCAGACCACGGAACCTCCACCAtagatttttttataaaagaagaGCAATGAGATAAATAGAAAGTTTGCTTTCGGGTACAAAGGAGAATAATTTAAAAGAGAAGTATGTTTTAATTGTCCATGACGTCCAACTTGGCGAGCATTCGGCAATCATCTACTCCGAGTGTTAATGACTGAACAACAATTTGAAAGCTCTAACAGTTTGGGTATCTGAATAGTGCCTCATCCGAAAGCTCTCAGAAAAGCTTTAGGTTGGAATTCATTGAACATGACCCTGGAATGAGGAACACCATCGTATCATTTCGGGGTGATCCATTAAACATGactaataatttatttattatttgaactatacttaaattaaaaaagaatctcCATGTGGCTGTAAGGAGTTCAATTGCTGAATTTTAATTcgtaaaaataatcaatttcaaGGGTTGTTTGAATTATTTGACTGTGAGTGCACGCCACTTTAACCCCTCAGCTCATTCAGAAAAGCAGCTATCGAAATTCATGGATATTACTGGTGTTTTAATTTGcgataagaaaggaaaaagtaaaccaattgaacaattttttttccaaacaccGGATCGAATGTTAAACTTTGCATCTAACGCCAGTTTAAGTGGACCCTGATGATTAAGTTCGATCTCTTGTCTAAGCACGTTTTTCCCTTTTCACATCTTGTCATAGTGGTATAAAACGATAGCAACTAAGTTATCGTGTTCCTGTTACCCTAAATATGGCTGCCAAAGCTGTTGTGCAGACAACTATGACGCAAACAACATGACCACAGCATGAATGTCTCGCCTGTGCTTTTTGATCTTAAATTGCTTTGCACTATATGAAATCTAAAAGGCTTCAGGAATCCAATTTGTAAGAGATCCTTCTCCGATTACGAACTAAGAGTTTAATGCAGACACCTTTagaatctgtttttttttgttttaatcaacagTGCCAATATCCGCCAACTGACATTTTCTTTCGGCCAAACTTCACAGGACGTTCAAAAATCGATATAAATgttttgcaaaaggaaaatcaagatATAATTAGGTGGCTACTATACTAGCgcacaacttttaaaaaaggttttgcTCTCTTTGTGGGATTCAGTTGTACTCATCGCGCAATTTTATAGCTACCGCACAACAAACAGGAATAACTAGCGTCGTACTTACCCACCACACAACATGTTAATagagttttgaaaatttttccgGATTCAGTTCCATTCATCATCCACTTCATCATGGCCAAGATATGCAAAGGTTGCTGTTAAAAGGTATCGTTACACTAATATTTGATTCTCCCAGCTTGAGAGTTGCGGATATACGGCATCTTATAAAACCCTTTTGCACGAGACAGAGTTTAATGCAAATTATGATCTCTGATAGCTTGTTCCCGACGTTtgtctccattttttttcccgtcAAAGAGGCAACAATAGATAAAAGGCAGCTTGCACCAGATGTGAagcattgtttttcttaatataaTCGGAAAACTTCACGGAATTAAAATACTCTTTATAATTCCAATTTTATAAAGAAGCAGCtcaaaaataattgatgttAAGAATGATTATTTCTTTATCAGCTCCGCTAAATGAAAGTTTTCTTAAATCAACTTCTGTTTTATCAAACGGCAGCTAAAGCTAGCACGCCATCTGTTCGTATGCATAAACGGAATTGATTATTGTTTATGCTGTCGTTTCAGTTGGTGGGTGGTGGTAATTATTTCGCTGGCCTTCAACTTTGGTGGATTAATTCACTCATGTGTTAATAACatgtattaatatttttacaGCACGGCAAACTCCGAGTCAAAGGATTCCTTCTCGATTTTCTTAGACCGTGAACTCGATGTGAGTTTACGTAAAGTTGATCGTTAATTGATCAAAAAACCAACGGAGGCCAACGGCCATAGTTTAGCGTTCAGCCTACAAAACAACTCTCCCATGCAAAAGCGTCATGCAGACCATTACTTTTGTGTCCAGATGTTTGAATTCCAACATTTTAGAAGGAGCGGTGGGGTCAAAATTTGAAGTAGCCTTAGCTGCAATAAAGTTAGCCAATCGAAGCTTGAAACGTTTTGAGATATCACTTCTTCCGCCTAAATCGCACGCTTCTTCATCCATGCTGATTTATAAAGAGGTGCAATGTAGTTTAGGTTGTTGTAAACCGAGTTAGACACATCTACATGTTCAACTCCTTCTTTCGCTGGTTGAAATTCCTCTTCAATGCTAGCCTCTCCGTTGTAGTGATATTTGAAAGCCAGGCCCTCGGAAATTTTCCGCATTTCTATCGCTGAGCTTTTTCCCGTTAAATTGTCTACTCTGTGTAAAAGTTCTTTAATCGCTGTTTAATGAAGTTTGCGCAGGAGAATATAATCTCTTGGTTAATGCTATTTACGGCTAGCGTCGCCCCAATTGAATTCCAGACTATTCGATGTATTTTCGATTCAAAATGCTACTTCTTATCTTAGGGatgcgaaaaaaaagaaaaaagaataaaactggCAAATATAACTGATCAAAAACGATCCAATCATGCGGGTTTTTCTGTCCTTTTAATTAGCTGTTTATTTATTCAACCATTTACGTATTCATCTACTTGTTCATTAAGCAACAACTTTGAAtgtcaacttaattttttttattttttttttaatttaataaacatttattgaagaaacatttgtacaaaaCTAAACTTACATTACATTACTCTACTTACATCACTCAACATCACTCTACTTATTACATTACTGTACTTATTGGATAAGTCACTTTTACTTATTTCTTATTTATACCAACAGTCACTTAGTAACAGTCACTTACAGCGTCATGTTACTTACATAACGTTACTAAAAAGAACATGACTTACaatacattacaatacaaaaCTCGCAATTCGCTAATTAAGCTCACTTGCCTACCTATAATTACTTAAGTACTTTACGAAACGGCACCTTAATTACCTTCTACGAACACTACAAAGTAAATTTAGAGACAGTGTTGGTAGAAAGGAAAGATAAGATTTTGGGCTTTGATTTAGTGTGTCTGTTTAAATTGGCTGgttaaatcaggaaaaaaaggcTTGGCGGGAAAATCTGTGAATTAGGGATGAGCTTCTTTAAATTCCTGCATGTTTGGTTTCTTGTCGAAACATTTTCAAGGGTAAATGAATAATTAGATTAATTAGATTAAATAGATGTGATTAGAATAATTAGAATAATAATGAAAAGGTGTAGTCTGTGTCTTGGGAAATCAGTTTGGTGAGTTAAACGGGGGATGTCgttaaaagttatttgtttatttgaaagtgTAATGTCGGTATCATTTTCCTGGTTGAACCTTTATATGGCTTTGAACGTCAACTTTAGCTGCTACTATTATGGGTATTTTTTTGTTACGGTACAATTTAACCAACAGAAAGAACACTATTAAACAACTTTAATATTCTTACTAAGGAGCGACTCTTAAAGGAAGTACACTTTTATgctaaataaacttatttaagCCCACTACAAATTAcatcttagctcaccactgacacaatctcacagtTGTCTCCCAAGTTCCTCGAAATTAACAATCTTCCACAGTAGCTCTCTTTCGTTATAActctctgaaaaatcagtcactcccgacaacaacaactactactgCTGCACGATTGAGTCCTTTGTACAAAGTGTTCCAGAtaattccagaagcttacaacaACCACTTTGGTGGTGTTACACCATAGCTACGCAACCTAATAAAATATTGCAGAAAGTTCCTTTGTGtgcatgtcagcatgactacgtattctagaaatttctagaaactgATAATTTCAGTGACTATCCAAAGCCTATAGTTAAAACTAATAACAGTGTTTGATACGAAGTTTATAAACTAAGTAAGTGAAACAAAGCAGTCATCAGCATACAGAGCCATTAGGAATTTAAATTTATAGATTGGTTTATTTCGATGATTCTTGCCGGCAAATATACGATCGCctagaaaataaacttattatCATAAAAATGATAGGTTACAAAGACATCAAGTTGAATGCTTAAACAATAATGCAGACACAGACCTCTTTTTACCTGCAGATCGTAACTCAGACCGATCGTAAGCGACTTATTGCTGTTAACTAAGTGATTGTTCTAAGTATTTGGTTGTTATTTCCGATTGGCTGAATCAAGTTATTTAACTTAAGTACAATTTCGATTCAAATTCAGCACATGACTGCAATTAAATTGCCCATACATTCCCAACCTCGTTTAGATTGACCTGTGGGCTCTTCCTTGTGGAGTTGTCCTTTATAGAAGATGGAAAAACgatgttcatctttcttttgaatcgCTCTTTGATCTGCAGATAGACGAGCAACACGAAATATGGTTCTTAGCACTCgaatatttattgaaacacTAAAACTTGATGATATAAAGTTAATAAtcagttcaatgttttttcttacctgAGTGTTTCGCATACAGTGTAGAGCGAAAATCAGGAAACCCTGCagcataaaaatgatttttagatcattaatttttacaatttgcAAACAAATTAGTCAACTATCTATTAAGATTTccaagaaggaaggaaaattgCACATcttataattgaaaaagaagtctGCCTTCTCTTGCATAGTTGacacctttttgttttaaaaattccaaagaAATGTAATCTGACCATCCTAATGGTGTCTCACTTGGTCAGAAAGTAAAATAAGTAATAGCGATTAATGTCTTTTAACAGTTACCATTGAATACTGACCTGAGTAGAGTTAAGTATGGTGAAGATGTAAGCGAAAGCTTTATTTACAGGCGAGAGGAGACCGAATAGCCACATGACACCCAGCTGGGGAATCATCACCACGCATGTTTTGATGCCAAGACTAGgagttagaaaaaaacattcttttactttcctttgacaatgaatttttatgttgaTGCCTTACTGATTAAGGAATGAGAAAGCTAGGCAAATATAGCCCCACAGGAGGGCATGGCAATGTCTTCCACTATTTTTATGCTGTGATTCTCACCGTATTTGCTGAAAATGGTGGTCTCCCCCTGTTGGCTGCAACAGATTGGTCATCTCCCTTATTACACGTAGgagtatcaaaatgttgagctaaaatataccaaaaaaaaGCGATTATTTAGATATGGATGTCGAATAGCCAAGGTATGGGAGGATCTTTGCCAAGGAAGTTACTAATTCGGTAACAAGCGTGGGATGAAGAGTAATTTACAGGGAATAGAGCTCCCAACAGGGGGACCAAGATTAGGAGCTTCGATCTCTGCCAATGAGCAAAAGAAATCGCGCAAAAAAGTGTCTAAACTGAAAGAACCACGCCAAGTAAAGCCTTATGTTAAATtatataaattatataaatatatccTACTCTCCCTGCTCCtttcacatttttcatttttttttttgttttgttttttttttcacgagttATTTTTGCGTTGAAGGAAGGGGCAGAAGTTTTTTGTTCATACTGTGTAGTAAAAGTTGGAGAATTTATGAAGCTATCTTATGCCTGTGAGGACATTGTCTCCACAGGTTTTTCTCGCTATTGAAGACCATCAGTAGGTTAAAATTGACCAGCATCCCCGCAAACAGCGGCTACGTCCAAAGCTTTTTGTGAGTaaataggaaaaagaaaatggtaaatattGTCTTGGGTCATATCATAAATACTTAATTCGTTTTAAAGAGCAGAGGAAAAAATCTTTCGCAGCAATTAGTCCAGGGAATACCAATCACAATCACCAACACTAATCATTAACTCACAACTTCAATAAACGCCACAAAGGCGACAAATATCCAGATCAGGTTGTTAGTCGAGGAAAGCCAGCAACTAAACTCGAGGAAGTGAAACACAAGAAAGATATACACATTgtcagaaaataaaatgataccTATTTCAAACTatatccaaaaacaaaacaaagagttcAATGCAACAAATTAAAAGGAGAAGAGCAAGAAGAAacccttgaatttttttcttactatttATCACTCGTATAGCTTTGTAACCCTTCTTTTCCAGCAGCGATGCCAAGTGAAATGGCCACCATGATCACTGGAAGACCTACCCATAAACAAAGGAAGgatatcaaaacattttacCGCATGACAACACCAGATTTAGCGATCCGAAAGTATGGGTACAGTTACCAGtgcatgttttaaaataataaacttaCCCCATGACATGACGTGATACATGTACATCTTGGTGTTAATGTTGTAAACTTTCACAACGAAGAAGTAGAAATAAATTCCTTCGATcagcatccaacagaaagcgGCCATCAAGAAATACTGCATCAGAGCTGCTATTGTAATACAGGCAGCCTGTAAAAAGAAAGAGTTTTTTGGTATAATTCTAAATGTGCTTCTTTCGACAAGATATTTAGAGTGTAAAGAGGAAATTGCTTCTATGGATAGAAGGAGAGGCTACTTACTTTGTTTTCAGTGGCGTTTATTCCGGCTAGGAAGATAATCTGTCCAGCTCCAAGGGAAATAGAAACACTCAGTCGAATTTGAGAGAGAGGTTTACGAACATCTCTggtaaaataatattaaaaacaagaagaatGAATgagacaaaagcaacaacacacaggaaaaaattaactaaatctTGACAgcgaaggaaagaagaaagtcAGTAAATAGCTCCAGAgaggacaaaaaaagaaaatattacgAAGAAAATGTCTAAAGcctaaaaaattcataaaaagtGAAACCATTAGTTGTTCAAAAGTTCGTGATGGGGCATGAAATGTAGCTTGAGTTTGTGAATTATCCGACATGACTGTTCTTGTTTGCATGGAGACTGGCATTGAGATCTCTTTTATCACCAGCCTTGTTGAGGGGAGTTAAGAATCTACCTCATTATTAATCAAGTGCATTGCTTACGTGAGGcaagaataaagtattaatgTTAAAAGTATCCCGATTATGGAAAGGCTCAGTCCCACGTAGGTGATAATTTTCAGAATTCTTTCGTCCTCCTCAGTGAGCtgtgtcaagaaaagaaaaattaaaggacaACATTGAGTTAGTTCATTGAGCCCATAAAACTATTAAGTAAGGCAAAAATAACTTTATTACCTTTGTGCTACCGTCGTAGTCCAGTAAGACGGCAAAATGCGTCAAATGATTGCaactgcaaactgtttcttctgagttaCTTTTTGATGTAACTACATGACAACCTTCCTCTGAAAAGCTGTGACACATGAAAAAAgagtaaagttaaaaaattattcatcgTTTGAGTAAAAGGTGATGTTTGAGAATTTTGCGCTAAGATTTTCTTCCATTGTAGTCATAGTTGCGAGAACATTTCAATGAGACTTCCCTTCTTTAAAAACGACAACATGTTGGCTTCCAGGAAAGTGTTAATCTGCGCAAAAACATCTGAGAAAGTTCATTCATTCTCCTACATACTcaatataatttaagaaggaaTAAATACTATGCAATAATATATTGtagtttttttaccttttgctGCGGCTACTCCAAAACATACAGCGCTTCTCTACTGTCAAGAcctgaaaatagattttatctcgtcagaataaatcaaaacaacgcATAGCAGCTAGTTTTCATGTTACCTTTAGGTTTTTGAACTTTAGGATGACATTTTCTC
The sequence above is a segment of the Pocillopora verrucosa isolate sample1 chromosome 5, ASM3666991v2, whole genome shotgun sequence genome. Coding sequences within it:
- the LOC136281293 gene encoding uncharacterized protein, which encodes MMKWMMNGTESGKIFKTLLTCCVVVIFHLLMDLPGTECQATCFKNSSYVFSKSAARWNFNWYVCWYQGGYLVSIETEEEWKFISNEIKKRGTGNTSAWHIGLRKRDGNWTWESGQNLNISKWRDSEPEGNDNCAEISENGSLFRGISWNDENACICEMPVECPNITFKNSRYIISVDGWYWHLNRDICQSQGGDLVSIETEEEWNFINNEIQRRNTSSCKNKWSIGLMKEDGNWTWVSGRPLNASKLIRGEPSSEHDVGFMYKRFSNDERGVFGSVNREIWTNQHAYICEISNDSSISTSPLPSSSPSPSPSLSPSLLPLPSPTPLQSLSPSLMPSPSPTPSLSPSHSPSPSPSQSLSPSPSPSPSPSPSPSPSPSPSPSPSPSPSPSPSPSPSPSPSPSPSPSPSPSPSPSPSPSPSPSPSPSPSPSPSPSPSPSPSPSPSPSPSPSPSPSPSPSPSPSPSPSPSPSPSP
- the LOC131780506 gene encoding adhesion G-protein coupled receptor D1-like, whose product is MRHSERIVSPKIVLVIQKAYRQNVSGFNFEEQRWRARVGIASSNFEKNGSMVVVCVYKDLHDLLLADQAIRSETDNQRYINSRIMAVTMDPKPEKLRENVILKFKNLKVLTVEKRCMFWSSRSKSFSEEGCHVVTSKSNSEETVCSCNHLTHFAVLLDYDGSTKLTEEDERILKIITYVGLSLSIIGILLTLILYSCLTDVRKPLSQIRLSVSISLGAGQIIFLAGINATENKAACITIAALMQYFLMAAFCWMLIEGIYFYFFVVKVYNINTKMYMYHVMSWGLPVIMVAISLGIAAGKEGLQSYTSDKYCWLSSTNNLIWIFVAFVAFIEVLNILILLRVIREMTNLLQPTGGDHHFQQIRLGIKTCVVMIPQLGVMWLFGLLSPVNKAFAYIFTILNSTQGFLIFALHCMRNTQIKERFKRKMNIVFPSSIKDNSTRKSPQVNLNEAIVYLPARIIEINQSINLNS